A single region of the Bartonella harrusi genome encodes:
- the hfq gene encoding RNA chaperone Hfq: MAERSQHLQDVFLNTVRKQKISLTIFLVNGVKLTGIVTSFDSFCVLLRRDGHAQLVYKHAISTIMPGQPVQMFEGESSE; the protein is encoded by the coding sequence ATGGCAGAACGATCACAACACCTGCAAGATGTGTTTTTAAATACAGTGCGCAAGCAAAAAATTTCTCTTACAATTTTTCTTGTAAATGGCGTTAAATTAACGGGTATTGTAACTTCGTTTGATAGTTTTTGCGTTCTTTTGCGTCGTGATGGACACGCGCAATTGGTTTATAAGCATGCTATTTCTACAATTATGCCTGGACAGCCTGTACAAATGTTTGAAGGTGAAAGTTCGGAATAA
- the hflX gene encoding GTPase HflX: MINENERLRGVSSQIEKQVRALVLAPIFRKNSESDSRSRSVSSRVEEALGLVRSIRLKVVHYEVVHIFMLRPATLFGKGKVDELAHYISEEDIELTIVDYFLTPVQQRNLEKLWNCKVIDRTALILEIFGDRARTKEGVLQVKLAHLSYQKSRLVRSWTHLERQRGGGGFLGGPGETQIEADRRLLQEKIIRIKRELETVMKTRALHREKRKKTSHPVVALVGYTNAGKSTLFNHLSGANVLAKDMLFATLDPTLRKVILPHGKAILLSDTVGFISNLPTHLIAAFRATLEEVVEADLILHVKDMSDLDHRAHAQDVLEVLSSLGIDIDDTEHILEVWNKIDILDEHALNVLQTSAKTRLNPAVMVSALMSDGFDQLLMAIEKRIFGELQNVECLLRPHEMSLIDWFYANSGEIMQEGHEDGSVTIRAVITSEAKKQLDYIKQSMN; this comes from the coding sequence ATGATAAATGAAAATGAGAGATTGAGAGGGGTTTCTTCACAGATTGAAAAACAAGTGCGCGCGCTTGTTTTGGCCCCCATTTTTCGAAAAAATAGTGAGAGTGATTCAAGGAGTCGATCAGTCTCTTCTCGAGTCGAAGAGGCATTGGGATTAGTGCGTTCTATAAGGTTAAAAGTTGTTCATTATGAAGTCGTGCATATCTTTATGCTCCGTCCTGCAACGTTATTTGGAAAGGGTAAAGTAGATGAACTTGCCCATTATATAAGTGAAGAGGATATTGAACTTACAATTGTAGATTATTTTTTAACACCAGTGCAACAACGTAATTTAGAGAAATTATGGAATTGTAAAGTTATTGATAGAACGGCTTTGATTCTTGAAATTTTTGGGGATCGTGCACGGACAAAAGAAGGAGTTTTGCAAGTCAAATTGGCGCATTTGTCTTATCAGAAAAGCAGGCTCGTGCGTAGTTGGACACACTTGGAAAGACAACGTGGTGGAGGCGGTTTTTTAGGTGGTCCTGGTGAAACGCAAATTGAAGCGGATAGGCGTCTTTTGCAAGAAAAAATTATTCGTATCAAACGTGAATTAGAAACAGTGATGAAAACACGGGCTCTTCATAGAGAAAAAAGAAAAAAAACATCTCATCCTGTTGTTGCGTTAGTAGGGTATACCAATGCAGGAAAATCAACTCTTTTTAATCATTTAAGCGGTGCAAATGTCCTAGCAAAGGATATGTTATTTGCAACGCTTGATCCCACTTTGCGTAAAGTTATTCTCCCTCATGGAAAAGCTATTCTTTTATCTGATACTGTCGGTTTTATCTCTAACTTACCAACGCACTTGATTGCAGCTTTTAGAGCAACCCTTGAAGAAGTAGTTGAAGCTGATCTCATTCTTCATGTGAAAGATATGTCAGATCTTGATCATCGTGCGCACGCTCAAGATGTTTTAGAAGTGCTTTCAAGTCTTGGTATCGATATTGATGACACAGAGCATATTCTAGAAGTTTGGAATAAGATTGATATATTGGATGAGCATGCGTTAAATGTTTTGCAAACAAGCGCGAAAACACGGTTAAATCCTGCAGTTATGGTATCAGCACTCATGAGTGATGGATTTGATCAATTGTTAATGGCAATTGAAAAGCGAATTTTTGGAGAACTACAAAACGTTGAATGTCTTTTAAGACCTCATGAAATGTCACTTATTGATTGGTTTTATGCAAACTCTGGTGAAATAATGCAGGAAGGTCATGAGGATGGGTCAGTGACCATTAGAGCAGTCATTACCTCTGAAGCAAAAAAACAACTAGACTACATCAAGCAAAGTATGAATTAA
- a CDS encoding COX15/CtaA family protein, which produces MGQSEMTVKKLNESILTSLQKKNRKQIQVWLYSILLLCLAIVLVGGATRLTGSGLSITEWKPIHGVIPPIGVEQWQEEFLKYQQITQYKLLNPDMTLSAFKTIFWWEWAHRVLGRLVGLVALFGLIWFWATKRIEKNILFQLVVVPILIAFQGFIGWWMVASGIGQSHLTSVSQYRLAFHLITACFVIIFVTYLARGLTQYSERPANQKIQSFSGWLVILILIEIYLGALVAGLHAGKVYNTWPLMDGQIVPDGLLQHNPVWLNFFENPLTVQFIHRFFAYFLFIAAIIHAFYVQKRVPHSTHSRRAFFLCIMITIQAMLGVLTLLHEVPISLGLVHQSVALGVLCFSVAHWRATKGAYRVVE; this is translated from the coding sequence GTGGGGCAATCAGAGATGACAGTAAAAAAATTGAACGAGAGTATTTTAACATCCTTGCAAAAGAAAAATCGAAAACAAATTCAAGTGTGGCTTTATTCTATTTTGTTGCTGTGTTTGGCTATTGTTTTAGTGGGGGGCGCTACCCGTTTGACAGGGTCAGGGTTATCTATAACAGAATGGAAGCCAATTCATGGTGTCATTCCACCGATTGGTGTAGAACAATGGCAGGAGGAATTTTTAAAATACCAACAGATAACGCAATATAAGCTCCTTAATCCCGATATGACATTGAGTGCGTTTAAGACCATCTTCTGGTGGGAATGGGCCCATCGTGTTTTAGGGCGTCTTGTTGGTCTTGTGGCTTTATTCGGTCTCATTTGGTTTTGGGCGACAAAACGTATTGAAAAAAATATTTTGTTTCAGCTTGTTGTTGTACCAATTCTTATTGCATTTCAAGGCTTTATTGGTTGGTGGATGGTGGCTTCGGGTATTGGTCAGAGTCATTTGACAAGCGTAAGCCAATATCGTTTAGCATTTCATCTTATAACAGCATGTTTTGTTATTATTTTTGTTACTTATTTAGCGCGAGGACTCACGCAATATTCAGAAAGACCAGCAAATCAAAAGATTCAGTCTTTTTCTGGTTGGCTTGTTATCCTCATTTTAATTGAAATTTATTTGGGTGCCTTGGTTGCTGGGCTCCATGCTGGAAAAGTTTATAATACATGGCCACTTATGGATGGTCAGATCGTTCCTGATGGATTATTGCAGCATAATCCTGTTTGGCTCAATTTCTTTGAAAATCCTTTGACTGTTCAATTTATTCACCGTTTTTTTGCTTATTTTTTATTTATTGCAGCAATTATTCATGCTTTCTATGTCCAAAAGAGAGTTCCTCATTCAACACATTCTCGTCGTGCGTTTTTTCTATGTATTATGATAACCATTCAAGCAATGTTGGGTGTTCTCACATTGTTACATGAAGTCCCCATAAGCTTGGGGCTTGTTCACCAAAGTGTTGCCTTAGGAGTATTGTGCTTTTCAGTTGCACATTGGCGTGCAACAAAAGGGGCATATCGTGTTGTTGAATAA
- the argC gene encoding N-acetyl-gamma-glutamyl-phosphate reductase yields the protein MVTKVFIDGEHGTTGLQIQKRLAERSDFKLLSLDHTQRHNIDLRRDCLDQTDIAILCLPDDVARETVHWLKNNKKIRIIDSSTAHRVTPNWVYGFPEMTAGQKERIQAAHYVSNPGCYPTGAISLIRPLREADLLDAYYPISINAISGYTGGGKQLIAQMENQSRQNEVLDNYFLYGLNLEHKHVPEIKIYGQINHTPIFLPSVGRFPQGMIVNIPLHRHLLTKSANCSDLREILENHYSGQNIISVASQEETEALTKLNPECLAHKDGMKLFVFGNEHKGIFNLCALLDNLGKGAAAAAVQNLDLMLSEY from the coding sequence ATGGTAACGAAAGTTTTTATTGATGGTGAACATGGAACCACAGGATTACAAATACAAAAACGACTAGCCGAACGTTCAGATTTTAAATTACTCTCCCTTGATCATACACAGCGACATAACATTGATCTTCGGCGAGACTGTCTTGATCAAACTGACATTGCCATTTTATGTCTTCCAGATGATGTCGCACGCGAGACAGTTCATTGGCTTAAAAATAATAAAAAAATTAGAATTATCGATAGCTCAACAGCCCACCGTGTTACACCAAATTGGGTCTACGGATTCCCTGAAATGACGGCAGGACAAAAAGAACGTATCCAAGCCGCTCATTATGTAAGCAATCCTGGCTGTTATCCTACCGGTGCAATTAGCTTGATTCGGCCACTCCGTGAAGCAGACCTGCTCGATGCTTATTATCCCATATCAATTAATGCAATATCCGGCTATACAGGTGGTGGGAAACAGTTAATTGCACAAATGGAAAACCAATCTCGTCAAAATGAAGTTTTGGATAATTATTTTCTCTATGGACTCAATCTTGAACACAAACATGTGCCAGAAATTAAAATCTATGGACAAATCAATCACACACCCATTTTTTTACCAAGTGTTGGTCGTTTTCCTCAAGGGATGATTGTCAACATTCCACTCCACCGTCACTTATTGACAAAATCAGCAAACTGTTCCGATTTGCGCGAAATCCTTGAAAACCATTACAGTGGACAAAACATCATATCCGTTGCATCACAAGAAGAAACGGAGGCTCTTACTAAACTCAATCCAGAATGCTTAGCACATAAAGATGGAATGAAATTGTTCGTATTTGGCAATGAACATAAAGGAATTTTCAACCTCTGTGCCCTATTAGATAATTTAGGGAAAGGTGCAGCCGCAGCTGCGGTTCAAAATCTCGACCTCATGCTTTCAGAGTACTAA
- the glyA gene encoding serine hydroxymethyltransferase has protein sequence MTQQENDTQKRFFNDKLQIADGAIFEAIRGEFERQQHEIELIASENIVSRAVLEAQGSVLTNKYAEGYPRKRYYGGCQFVDVVEDLAIERAKQLFGAAFANVQPNSGSQMNQAVFLALLKPGDTFMGLDLNAGGHLTHGSPVNMSGKWFDVVSYGVRPEDQILDMKEVERLAKERKPKLIIAGGSSYPRLWDWKKFREIADEIGAYFLVDMSHIAGLVAGGVHPSPVPHAHIVTTTTHKSLRGPRGGLILTNDEVLAKKMNSAIFPGLQGGPLMHVIAAKAVAFEEALHPSFKSYSAHVVANAKTLAKTLQSNGFDIVSGGTDNHLLLVDLRSKNVTGKRAELALGRAHITCNKNGVPFDPETPSITSGIRLGSPAATTRGFAEKEFIQVGELISEVLDGLKGAKSDEENHAVEMAVQDKVRDITNKFPLYSYLTTC, from the coding sequence ATGACTCAACAAGAAAACGACACACAAAAGCGCTTTTTTAATGATAAATTACAGATTGCTGATGGTGCAATCTTTGAGGCAATTAGGGGAGAATTTGAGCGTCAACAACATGAAATTGAGCTGATTGCTTCAGAGAATATTGTTTCAAGAGCGGTTCTTGAAGCACAAGGGTCAGTCTTAACTAATAAATATGCGGAAGGCTATCCAAGAAAGCGCTATTATGGTGGTTGTCAGTTTGTTGATGTTGTTGAAGACTTAGCAATCGAACGCGCAAAACAGCTTTTTGGGGCTGCTTTTGCGAATGTTCAGCCTAATTCTGGTAGTCAGATGAATCAAGCTGTTTTTTTAGCCTTACTCAAGCCTGGTGATACATTTATGGGGTTGGATTTAAATGCTGGTGGCCACCTCACACATGGTTCACCGGTCAATATGTCAGGAAAATGGTTTGATGTTGTTTCCTATGGTGTGCGTCCAGAAGATCAAATTCTTGATATGAAGGAAGTTGAACGACTTGCAAAAGAACGCAAACCAAAACTTATTATCGCAGGTGGTTCATCTTATCCTCGCTTATGGGATTGGAAAAAATTCCGAGAAATTGCGGATGAAATCGGTGCTTATTTCCTCGTTGATATGTCTCATATCGCCGGTTTGGTTGCTGGTGGTGTTCATCCTTCTCCTGTTCCACATGCTCACATTGTAACGACGACAACGCATAAATCGCTACGAGGTCCTCGTGGGGGGTTGATATTAACAAATGATGAAGTTTTAGCCAAAAAAATGAATTCAGCGATTTTCCCAGGTCTTCAAGGTGGTCCTTTAATGCATGTGATCGCGGCTAAGGCTGTTGCATTTGAGGAGGCTTTGCACCCTTCTTTTAAGAGTTACAGCGCTCATGTTGTTGCTAATGCGAAAACTTTAGCAAAAACATTACAGAGTAATGGTTTTGATATTGTTTCTGGTGGGACAGACAACCATTTGCTGTTGGTTGATTTACGCTCCAAGAATGTAACAGGAAAACGCGCTGAATTGGCTTTGGGACGAGCGCATATTACTTGTAATAAAAATGGTGTTCCTTTTGATCCTGAAACACCTTCTATAACATCAGGAATTCGTTTGGGATCACCTGCTGCGACGACACGTGGTTTTGCAGAAAAAGAGTTTATTCAAGTTGGTGAACTCATCTCAGAAGTTCTTGATGGTCTTAAGGGTGCAAAAAGTGATGAGGAAAATCATGCCGTTGAAATGGCTGTTCAGGACAAGGTAAGAGACATCACCAATAAATTTCCTCTTTATTCTTATCTTACCACTTGTTAA
- the nrdR gene encoding transcriptional regulator NrdR, with product MRCPYCQYEDTQVRDSRPAEEGAVIRRRRVCSVCGGRFTTFERVQLRELLVSKKSGRCELFDRDKLMRSVDVAVRKRNIDPDYIERAVSGIVRQLESLGEPEIASEKIGCLVMEALKSIDDIAYIRFASVYRDFRNASDFHDIIDELSKGVTDTESRFDE from the coding sequence ATGCGTTGTCCTTACTGCCAATATGAAGATACACAGGTGAGAGATTCTCGTCCTGCCGAGGAGGGAGCAGTTATCCGCCGCCGCCGAGTCTGTTCTGTTTGTGGTGGTCGCTTTACAACTTTTGAACGTGTTCAGCTGCGTGAGCTCTTGGTTTCTAAAAAAAGTGGTCGATGTGAGCTTTTTGATCGTGATAAGTTAATGCGATCAGTTGATGTAGCTGTGCGTAAACGCAACATTGATCCCGACTATATTGAACGAGCCGTTTCTGGTATTGTCCGTCAACTCGAGAGTTTAGGAGAGCCAGAGATTGCTTCAGAAAAAATTGGCTGTCTTGTGATGGAAGCATTAAAAAGCATTGATGATATTGCCTATATTCGTTTTGCTTCTGTCTATCGAGATTTTCGTAATGCAAGCGATTTTCACGATATTATAGACGAGTTGTCAAAGGGTGTAACGGATACAGAATCTCGTTTTGATGAATAA